The genomic window CCCGGCGAGAAAGAGAATCGTCGGCCCCGCCCCGCCGAAGTCGAGATAGTTCAGCCGCACGCTCGGCGCGACGCGCACCATACCGCTCTTGTGATGCGCCGTGTCGCGCCAAGCGTCGGCGGTCGCGCTGGGCTGCGCCGCGAGGCGGGGGGGCGCGAACGCCGCGCCGAGTGCGAGTGCACTCAGCGCGGAAGCGGTCGCGACGCGACTACGGAACGACTTTGCCCGACGACAGCTCTTTGGCGAGACGATAAAGGAATTCCTCGCTGTCGTAGTACGACTTGATCGGGACGCGCTCGTCCTTGCCGTGCGCGCGGTTGTCGTTCGGGTCGCCCATGAGTCCGGAGACGCCGTACCCGGGGATGCCGATCGCGCGCAGATATTTGCTGTCGGTCGCGCCGGTACCCATCGTCGGAATCACGAGCACGTTCGGGCCGAACATCTCATGCGTGAGCTTCTCGATCGGCCTCATGATCTCGGGCGTGAGCGGCGACGGCGCGGCGTGCTCCATCGCCGGCGCCTTGGAGATCGACACGCCCGTGTCGCCGGCGGCCTTGAGGAGCGAGGCGCGTACGTCTTCGGGATCGTGGCCGGGCGCCATGCGGCAATTCACGTTGGCGCTCGCCGCCTGCGGCAGCGCGTTTCGCGCGTGACCGCCGGTGAGCATCGTGGCGACGCAGGTCGTGCGCAGCATCGAGCGGTAACGCGGGTCGCGCGAGAGCGTCGCCGATGCTTTCGCGTCGTTCGGGTTGGCGACGATCGCGCGCATCGCGGCGCCGACTTCGGGCGTTTCAATGGTCGCGGTACGCGTGAAGAACTCGCGCGTCACGTCGTTCAGCATGACCGGGAACTGGAACGTCGCGATGTGCGTGAGCGCCTGCGCCAACTCGTAAATGGCGTTGTCGTCGCGCGGCACGGATGAGTGTCCGCCGCGGTTCGCCGTCGAGACGGTGAAGTTCGCGGAGACCTTTTCCGCGGCGCCGACCGAGTTGATGAACGGCTTTCCGTCGCGCAACGAGCCGCCGCCGCCTTCGTTCAGCGCGTACGCGGCGTCGATCAGCTCCCGGTGGTTGGCGATGAGCCATCGGACGCCGTTCGCCGGGCCGCCTTCTTCGTCGGCGGTCAGGGCGAGGATGATGTCGCGGTCGGGGACGTAGTGTTCCTGCTTGAAACGGATCAACGTGGCGACGAAGATCGACGCCATCGCCTTGTCGTCACCTGATCCACGCCCGTAGTAGTAGCCATCGCGCTCCGTGAAGACGAACGGGTCGAGGTCCGGCGACCAATCCTTCTTGAGCGCCTGAACGACGTCCAGATGCGCGAGGAGCAGCAACGGCTTGCGGCCGCTGGACCCGTTGCCGTGATAGCGGACGACGATGTTCCCCTTGTCGGCCCGCGGCCCGCCCTGGAAGATGTCGGATTCGGCGAATCCGGCGTCCTTGAGCCGCTTCGCCACCGCGTTCGCCGCGACAGTCGTGCTGCCGACGGAATCCGCGGTGTTGATCTCGACCATCTCTTTGTAGATGTCGTGCGCGAGCTGCTGCTCGGGACGCAGCGTGGCGCCTTGCTGGTACTGGGCGGAGAGCGTGGCGGGGAAAGCGAAAGCAGCAAGCGCGACCGCGAGTCGCATCGAAGGGCTCCGGCGAGGGTCGCGGGAAGTGTACGACGCGGATTGGAAAGCGTGAAGGGCGCGCTGCCACTCTGCGCATCGAGCGCCGGGTTGATGCCGGCTGAGCGCTAGAAATCGGACGTCTGATATCTGACGTCGGACATCAGACCCGGCGCTTCGGGCGGAGCGCCGTCGACCGAGGAAGGCTATCGCATCACGCTTAGTCTGATGTCAGAAATCGGCGGTCAGACGTCCGATTTCGAGTGATCAGCCGTACCCGGCGGGCGAAGACAGACGCCAGAATGGCCGGGATCCAACGAACTTCAGCCAGCGCCCAGGCGCTTCCGTATGTCGCGTGCCCCCGACGATACGCCGAGCGCGACTGACAACCCGAACAGCAGCGCCGTCCCGGTCCCGACGAGCGGAAGGAACGCCACGATCGGGAGCGCCACGATCGCGGCTCCGACGCCGGCGAGCACGGGCGCCAGACCGTTCTGGACGGCGTCCACGTATTGCAGCCGGTTCACGGTGAAGCGACGGGACTGCCAGAAACCGAACGCCGTGGCGGCGACGGTGATGGCGAGACCGGTGATCGAAGCGAAGAAGTGGAACACGAGATCCTCCGTAATGGCACGCGACGTTTTCTCGTGCATCAATACGTCAATCTTGCAGCGGAGTTTCAGCGCGCCGCTAGTCTCAGGTTACGCCGTCCAATAGC from Gemmatimonadaceae bacterium includes these protein-coding regions:
- a CDS encoding M20/M25/M40 family metallo-hydrolase; translated protein: MRLAVALAAFAFPATLSAQYQQGATLRPEQQLAHDIYKEMVEINTADSVGSTTVAANAVAKRLKDAGFAESDIFQGGPRADKGNIVVRYHGNGSSGRKPLLLLAHLDVVQALKKDWSPDLDPFVFTERDGYYYGRGSGDDKAMASIFVATLIRFKQEHYVPDRDIILALTADEEGGPANGVRWLIANHRELIDAAYALNEGGGGSLRDGKPFINSVGAAEKVSANFTVSTANRGGHSSVPRDDNAIYELAQALTHIATFQFPVMLNDVTREFFTRTATIETPEVGAAMRAIVANPNDAKASATLSRDPRYRSMLRTTCVATMLTGGHARNALPQAASANVNCRMAPGHDPEDVRASLLKAAGDTGVSISKAPAMEHAAPSPLTPEIMRPIEKLTHEMFGPNVLVIPTMGTGATDSKYLRAIGIPGYGVSGLMGDPNDNRAHGKDERVPIKSYYDSEEFLYRLAKELSSGKVVP